A window of Strix uralensis isolate ZFMK-TIS-50842 chromosome 35, bStrUra1, whole genome shotgun sequence genomic DNA:
ttgggcaaccagaTCTGGTTGGAGGTGGCCCCACTCATGACCTCGTTGACcttctaaggtcccttccaagtcCAAACCCTTCTGAGATGCCACAGATGGGTCTTTGGGCAACCAGATCTGCTTGGAGATGGCCCTACTCATGGCCCAGGTGACCTTCCAAGggctcttccaacccaaacccttctatgataTTATGGACGCAGCTTTGGGCAACCAGATCTGGTTGATGGTGGCCCCACTCATGGCCTAGTTGACGttccaaggtcccttccaaccccacaCCCTTCTGACATGCCAtagacggggctttgggcaaccagaTCTGGTTGGAGGTGGCCCAACTCATGACGTAGTTGACCTtccaaggtctcttccaacccaaacccttctgaaAAGCCATGGATGGAGCTTTGGGCAACCAGATCTGGTTGGAGGTGGCCCAACTTGTGGCCCAGGTGACcttccaaggtcttttccaactccAAACCCTTCTGAGATGCCAtagacggggctttgggcaaccagaTGTGGTTGGAGGTGGCCCAACTCATGACCTAGTTGACCAaccaaggtctcttccaaccccaaCCCTTCTATGATATTACGGATGCAACTTTGGGCAACCAGATCTGGTTGGAGGTGGCCCCGCTTGTGGCCCAGGTGACTTCCAAggtcccttccccccccccctccccatcatcCTGCCCCACCTCGTCCCTTCCCAACCCCCCGCAGGCATCCCAGTGGCCGACATCTTCCCGGTGCCACCGCCGGCGTTGGGTGAACCCACCACCCTGGTGTGTATGGTGAGTAACATCTTCCCGCCGGCGGTGGAGATCACGTGGCAGGTGGACGGTGTCCCCGTCACCCGAGATGTCACCCACACCCACTACACCCCCACGGCCGACCTGGCCTTCGTCCGCTTCTCCTACCTGCCGGTGACACCCAACGCCGGTGACGTCTACGCTTGCGTCGTCACCCAAGAAGCCAACAACTCCTCCATCATCACCTACTGGGGTGAGCgcggggacactgaggggacactggggggacacaCCGGGGCTGGTtgtgaccccccaccccccttttttaGTCCCCCAAAACCCCGACCCCGACGAGGTGCTGGAGACGGCGCTGTGCGGCGCCGCCATGGCCTTGGGCGTCCTCTTGGCGCTTCTCGGCGCCGCCATGTGCTGGGCGGCGCGACGGAGCACCCACGGTACGGCCcggacacggcgggggggggggggggggacaccccaaaaatTATGGGGTGGGGGCGCGTGGGGGGGGGAGGGCATCACCAAATCCCCTCttttgtgtgtgtccccccccccttaGGTTGAGCGCGGCGCAGAGGCCGGCGCAGCTCGGCGCAGGAGTGGAGCAATTAAACCCCTCGTTGGCGGCTGCGCCCCGTGTCCtcgtctgtgtgtgtgtgtccccccccagcgcCGCGGCGGTGGCTTCTCCGCTGTCTAATATTGGGGTTGAGCTGCATCACgtatccgcccccccccccccccaaaaaaaaaaaagttgttccgCAGGGacgtgcctcagttttcccactGCTAAAGGGtgcaacgggggggggggggacacacacaggggtGGCTTCTCCGCTGGCTAATATTGGGGTTCAGCCAGGTTGCACCCCCCCGAAGCACCACCcccagggtgggttttttttgggggggggaggaggaggaggaaggagccgGCCTGTGCCCAgaaatgggggtgctgggggtgctggggctggtgctgagctgccGGGGGACAGgtaggacacacacacacgcatggGGGTGCAGCGGGTtttgggggacacccccccccttgGTGCACCCCCACGTCTGTCCCGCCCCGGAGGCGCCTtcctggttttggggggggggggggggggggggctcgtgGCTTCTGGTGACCCCGTGAGGATGGTTTGGGGGGGGCGTTCAGGCCTGTGGGACCCTGGggatggtttgggggggctcagtTTTGGGGGGGGGCTCACCTCAAGGTTTCTGGTGACGCCGTGGGGACagtttgggggggctcagccgcACTGTTGGGGTGACCCTGTGGGGATAatttgggggggctcagccccgccGTTGGGGTGACCCCGTGGGGACAATtcgggggggctcagccccgctgTTGGGGTGACCCCGTGGGGACagtttgggggggctcagccccaccgTTGGGGTGACCCCGTGGGGATAATTTGGAGGGGCTCAGCCCCGCTGTTGGGGTGACCCCGTGGGAACCCTGAGACACTTTTGGGGTTTGAGT
This region includes:
- the LOC141936956 gene encoding class II histocompatibility antigen, M alpha chain isoform X2, whose protein sequence is MGAAGGSGGLAALWGVLWGSLWGALGAAGTHEPPAHALAEVLFCQPDMPSLGLTLTFDDDQLFWFDFPGARWTPRLPDFPPWPPALEPPDQLLRDATFCQNLRRAITNMATGLLPEAKGIPVADIFPVPPPALGEPTTLVCMVSNIFPPAVEITWQVDGVPVTRDVTHTHYTPTADLAFVRFSYLPVTPNAGDVYACVVTQEANNSSIITYWVPQNPDPDEVLETALCGAAMALGVLLALLGAAMCWAARRSTHG